The sequence TGGAATTACTCGAAATATTTATCTCTAAGTTTAGCTATTTTTTGATGTAATGGATCAAACATGCTCACAATATTTTTAGATTTAATAAAATGAACCTCTCCTTCAAAAGCAATTTCATCGCCAGCTTGAGCATAGACTTCTAAAAGCTTATAGCGTAAATCAACATTATTTGGATTTTTTTCCAGTGCATCTTGAATAGTAATACTTGCTTCAAGATATTTCTCACTTTCCAAATACTGCTCTATTAGCTCGTCTATGTATTGTAACTCTTGCTCTTCCTGCTCTTGTGAATCAATCTCTTCTACATCATTATCATCGTTGCCGATAATCACATCATCACTAGAAGTTTCAAATACCACACCTTTATCAGTCTTAATCGCAATATTTTTCTGACTATGGTAACTGTTCTCTAGATTATCTGCATTTAGATCTTTAATTTCATCATTAAGAGTCGTCTCTGCTTGACCTAAATCTAAGGTATCTTGTTGGCTTGCTTCTTGCTCATTAGCAAAGAAGTCAAACTCCTCTTGTGGAGTTTGTTGATGATGAGAGCTCTCAGATTTATAAAAATCATTATCAGATACAACTGGAGAGATTCTTGACATTAGATGATCTCGCTTTCTCTTACCTTGAATCTCTAGCTCCAACTCTTTTTTAGAGCTTCTACCTTCCCAGTACTTCTTAGCTATGAAGAACAATACACCTAAAATAACTATATAAACTATAAGTTTAAATAATGAAGATAAAAATGATCCTCCTGAACTATCAACACTATCTGAAGAAGCTGTTTCATTAATACTACTAGCATCTATACCACTATTTAAATTACTACTATAAGTTTGAGGTATATCCGTATTATTCACAGAATCCTCAGAGCCAGGAACTAATACAGGGATTTTATCCTGACTAATAGTATTTGGTACAGATGTATTAGGCATAGATGAAGCTAATTCTTGTTTTGAAGCAACCATTGATTTATCACCAAGCTTACTTGTAGTTGTAGTACTTGGAGCAGGCTTAGGTGTGGAATCATTATCTGTCTGACCATATGACCCTTGAATCATCTGGTTTCTAACTAAAGTTAAGCCATCTTCAACTTCGCTCTTTGTTGTAGGAATAGCTAATTTATCACCTATCTTTATACGATTATCTACGATACCAGGTATCTCTGACTTATTTATACCTTTTATAGCATCTGTTAATTCAGAGTTACTTATCCCTTTTACTGAATGAGTTTTTGCTATTTTATATAAATAGTCTCCTGGCTTAACAGTATATATTTCCATTGAGAAGGCTGATTGAATAGCTGCTAAAGCAACTCCAGCAATAAGAATTTTATTGATACTCTTAAACATTTAGCACCCTAATAACTTATAATACAAAGACTTAAAAATTATAGCATATTTTTTCTACTTAAAAAGCATATGATTTTAATGCTCTCTTGTTGCACTGAAGATAATATCTGGATTTTTATCTTGAGCTAACTGCAAATTAACACCTGTTGGTGCAAGATAAGTCAAATACCCAGCACCATCATATGCTAGGTTTCCTTCATATTTCTTTTTAAAATCATTTAGCTTTTTGTCATCATCACAAAAGATCCAACGTGCTAAAGCAACGTTTACACCTTCATAAGAACACTTAACATTATATTCAGTTGCTAAGCGTTGAGCAACAACATCAAATTGCAAAACACCTACAGCCCCAACAACTAAATCATTAGATATAATAGGTTTAAATACTTGTGTAGCTCCCTCTTCAGAAAGCTGTACCAAACCTTTTTGTAGCGCTTTCATTTTTAGAGGGTCATTTAGCTTAACTCTTTTAAATATCTCAGGAGCAAAGTTTGGTATTCCTTTAAACTTTAATTTCTCTCCTTGAGTAAAACTATCACCTATCTGAATACTACCATGATTGTGTAAACCAATAATATCTCCTGCATAGCCCTCTTCGACCTGTTCTCTTTCGCCAGCCATAAATGTTAAAGCTTTTGATATCTGCATCATTTTCCCTGTTCTTTCATGAAAAATTTTCATCCCCTTTTCATACTTACCAGAACAAATTCTAAAGAATGCTATTCTATCTCTATGCTTTTCATCCATATTAGCTTGGATTTTAAAAACAAAACCTGTTAGTTTTTCCTCATCGGCTTGAACATTTCTTTGATCAGTTTCACGATGTTGCGGTGCTGGGGCATATTTTGTAAAACCATCCATCATCTCTTTGACACCGAAGTTACTTAATGCTGTACCAAAGTATACAGGCGTAAGCTTACCCTCTAAAAATTCTTGTTCATCAAATTCATGGCTTGCACCTCTGACAAGTTCAATTTCCATTTCAAGATCATCATATAAATCTAGACCTATCGCATCTTTGGCATTTTCTAAACCTTTAATCTTTTTATAAGGATGAATCTCATGACCATGGCCAGTTTCAAATAAAGTAACCTCATCATTATAAAGATCATAAACAC is a genomic window of Francisella sp. LA112445 containing:
- a CDS encoding LysM domain-containing protein; this encodes MFKSINKILIAGVALAAIQSAFSMEIYTVKPGDYLYKIAKTHSVKGISNSELTDAIKGINKSEIPGIVDNRIKIGDKLAIPTTKSEVEDGLTLVRNQMIQGSYGQTDNDSTPKPAPSTTTTSKLGDKSMVASKQELASSMPNTSVPNTISQDKIPVLVPGSEDSVNNTDIPQTYSSNLNSGIDASSINETASSDSVDSSGGSFLSSLFKLIVYIVILGVLFFIAKKYWEGRSSKKELELEIQGKRKRDHLMSRISPVVSDNDFYKSESSHHQQTPQEEFDFFANEQEASQQDTLDLGQAETTLNDEIKDLNADNLENSYHSQKNIAIKTDKGVVFETSSDDVIIGNDDNDVEEIDSQEQEEQELQYIDELIEQYLESEKYLEASITIQDALEKNPNNVDLRYKLLEVYAQAGDEIAFEGEVHFIKSKNIVSMFDPLHQKIAKLRDKYFE
- a CDS encoding peptide chain release factor 3, producing the protein MSEYLKEIAKRRTFAIISHPDAGKTTITEKMLLFGNAIKTAGTVKAKKSGVHATSDWMEMEKQRGISITTSVMQFPYNDRVVNLLDTPGHEDFSEDTYRTLTAVDSALMVVDAVKGVEDRTIKLMNVCRLRDTPIVTFMNKFDRDTRDPLELLDEVEDILKIKCAPMNWPIGMGKYYKGVYDLYNDEVTLFETGHGHEIHPYKKIKGLENAKDAIGLDLYDDLEMEIELVRGASHEFDEQEFLEGKLTPVYFGTALSNFGVKEMMDGFTKYAPAPQHRETDQRNVQADEEKLTGFVFKIQANMDEKHRDRIAFFRICSGKYEKGMKIFHERTGKMMQISKALTFMAGEREQVEEGYAGDIIGLHNHGSIQIGDSFTQGEKLKFKGIPNFAPEIFKRVKLNDPLKMKALQKGLVQLSEEGATQVFKPIISNDLVVGAVGVLQFDVVAQRLATEYNVKCSYEGVNVALARWIFCDDDKKLNDFKKKYEGNLAYDGAGYLTYLAPTGVNLQLAQDKNPDIIFSATREH